CGTCATCTGTCTCGGCGTGGTGATACGCGGAGGCACGCCGCATTTTGAATATGTCGCAGGCGAAGCGGCGAAGGGCGTTGCCCGCGCATCGTATGAAACGGGCGTACCGGTCATATTCGGCGTGCTCACTACGGACACGCTCGAACAGGCGATGGAACGCTCCGGCACGAAGATGGGGAACAAGGGTTCCGACGCGGCATTATCCGCGATAGAAATGGCGAATCTTCTCAAATCACGATAGCAGCGTACGCACACACGCTCTTTGGAAATCGATATGACGGATGATACAAGCGGCGAAATACCCGCAGAGATACCGACGAAAGGCAAAGCGGTCAAGAAGCGCATGCTCATCCGCAAACGCGGCGAGCATGAGGAAGAGATAGACCTCACGAAATACGGCGCTCGCCGTCAGGCGCGCATCTACGCCATGCAGTCATTGTTCCAATACGATATGTGCGAGGAAACGTACAGGGCAGTCGCGGAAAGAAACGAGCCGTGGCCGGACAGCTNNNNNNNNNNAAGCCCACGATCGAAGAACTCACCCGTTTCGATTTCGAGCAGAAGCGCATACGCCCCACGATACGGGAATTCGCCACCGCACTCGTCACCGGCGCCCTTGCCGAGCTTTCCGTCATCGATCCTGTCATCGTAAAGCATTCAACGAATTGGAACATAGAGCGCATCGGGTATATCGAGCGGGCGATACTGCGCTTTTCCATCTACTCCATGTTCTTTCAGCCCGATGTGCCCCGTTCGGTGATAATCGACGAGGCGATAGAGATAGCGAAGGTATTCGGCGGCAAGGACACGTATAAATTCGTCAACGGGATACTCGATGGGATCGACCGGGACAAACGGGAATAGCACGCGCGTCATTGCGCTCTCCATAAGCGCCGCGGTGACCGCCATGCTCGCAGCGGCCGTCGTGTATGTGCTCTTCTTCTCCGACGACACGACGATACGCTCCATGGTGTTCCGTACGCAGAAAGACTTCTATGAGGATGCGAAGGCGCTCTACCGGCGCGGCGAAACGTATAAGGCGCTTGAGCGCATACGCGAAGGCGTTCGTGACGAGCGCGACCGGAAGAAGGTATACCGCGCACGCCTCCTTTCCGCCGTCATTTACGACGAGCTCGGCCAGTACCCGAAAGCGATGGGCATTTACGAATCGCTTGCCGGCGAACGTGAGGCCACCGAGCATGTATGGCATAATCTCGGCGATACCGCTATGCATTCCGGGGCGACTTCCCAGGCGATACACGCATATGAAACGGCGCTGCGGAAGAACGCGCGCTTCACCCCCTCGCTCATCGCGCTCGGCGACGTATACTTCCAGAACCGCTCCTACAAGATAGCGATGGAATATTACCGGCGCGTGCTCACCGCCGACCGCGCGAACAAGCGCGTCCTCGCGCGCATCGGCATGATATACTATCAGCACGGCGACCGCGACCGCGCCATCAAGACGCTCACGGAAGCCGTCGACACGTACGACGCGGAGCTCTCCGCGAGCGTGTACGCGCAGCTCGGCACCCTTTACGCGGAGAAGGGCGACAACAATATGGCCGCGGAGATGTATCTTCGCTCGCTCAAGAACGACCCGGGGAACACGGCGGTCATCTATAATCTCGGCGTCATGTACATCAATCGCGGCGATTACGAAGCGGCATCCGGCGTGCTCTCGCAGGCCCTTCTGCATGACCCGAAGAACAAGACGCTCCTCCGCGTGCTCGGTGAAGTTGCGTTCCACGGCGGAGCGCTCACCAACAGCCTCGCCTACTATCGCGCGCTCGCCGACCTTCAGAAGGATAAATACGAGACCATCGCCATGGTAGCGGACATCAACTACCGGCTCGGGAATCTCCTCGAAGCGGAGAAGCACTATCGCTATATCGTCGACATGCAGCGTCACGATTCCATCTACGAGAACGCGCTCATCAATCTCGGCAATGTCTATGACGACCTTAAGCGCCCCGAGGATGCGCTCGCCTGTTACCGGTCGGCGCTGCGATTGTCCCGGGACGACAGCGCCGTGCATTACAACGCGGGGATAATACATCTTAAGTACGGCATGCCGGAAGAGGGCATCGGTCTCCTCAAACGGGCATACAAGCTCAATACCAATGACACGCGTCCGCTCATACGCATCGCCGAACACTATGAAAAGAGCGGTAATACCCCCAATGCGCTCGAGCTCTATGAGGGCATCATCGCCCATTCACGCAACGACCATGAAACGATATTCCGTCTCGGCACGCTCTACCGTAAAATGAACGATAATGCGAAGGCAAAGCGTCATTTCGCCTACCTTGCCGCCGCACCGAATCCGTACCGCGCGGACGCCTACGTGAACCTCGGCGTCATATATGATGAAGAGGGTGACGGGCAGACGGCACTTGAGAATTTCACCCGCTCCATCTCCATTGAACCAAGGAACCCCGTGGCGTATTACGATCTCGGTCTCCATTTCTATGACCGCGGAGAGATGAACACCGCACTTTCCAAATGGCGGCTCGGGCTTTCCTATGCGCGAGAAGCACCCCTGGTATCGCGATTTTACCTCGCTTCCGGGAATGCGTATTACAAGCTCAAGGACTATGAAATGGCGGAGAAGTCCTATGTAAAGGCGGTGAACGCCTGGCCGCGCAACGGGGAGGCATCATTTAACCTCAAAACCGTGCGGGAACGCAATAATATCCGATAAATTTGACTTTTGCGCGATGTTTAGTATTATTAAACCATGTTTAACTTAGATGCGATCGGAACATGGGCATAGTATTCGCCGTCCTCAGTCTGGGCTTCGCCGGCGTCAATGATGTCGTATTCAAAAAATACGGGGCAAAAGAGCGCCCCATCGGTCTGCTCTTCGCTTTCATAGGCATTATCCTGTTCTCTTTCTTTTTGATCCTCGGGGCGCTGCGTCATACACTGTCGTTCTCAGCCCCGGTACTGCTTATCGGCTCGGCGGCCGGCATCGTCTCGGTGCTCGCGAACATTGCGCTCGTCGAGGGGATGAAACGCACGGGTGCATCCATCGGCGCTACGATATACCGTCTCAATCTGATCTTTGTGGCCGTCATCGCCTTCCTCTTCCTTCATGAATCGTTCACGCTTCTGAAAGGCGCCGCGCTTATATGCGCGCTCGCGGCAATAATCCTTTTCTCATTCTCGGGCGAACGTTCATCGAAAGGCATCGCATATAAATTCATCCTGCTCCTCGTCGCTGCATCCGTACTGCGCGCATTGATGGGCATATCGTACAAGGTGGCGAGCAATTACGCGGTCTCGAACGAGGCCTTTCTCGCTCTGAGCGGCTTATGGTGGGGCATTATCGGCATCACCTATTATCTGCTCCGGGAACGCAGGCTTGCCGTGAGCAGGAGCGTCTTCCGGTATGCCGGCATTTCCGGCGCGCTCATCTGCGGCATCGTCTTTTTCCTCAAATGCGCGGTGAACGCGGCGGACGCAAGCATTGCGGTAACGATATCGCAGTTCAGTTTCCTCATCACGGCCCCGCTCGTCGTCATCTTCCTCAAGGAGCGGCTGTGCCTCCGGAAAGCATGCGGCATGGCGCTTGCGGTGGTATGCATCATATTCTTCTCGCTGCCGAGCTGACCTATGGGCACAATGGATATCGCTCTCAATATTAAACGGCTCCGCGAAGCCAAAGGGCTTACGCTCGACGCGCTCGCGCAGAAATCGCGCACGACAAAAGGCTTCCTCTCGCAGGTGGAGAATTTCCGCACGCTGCCCTCGCTCCCGCTCCTCTATCAGATAGCTGCCGCGCTCGAGACCGAACCGGGAACGCTCCTTGCAGGTTCAAAGACGGACAGCCGATATGTGTTCACGAAAGCGGATGCGGGCCAGATCATCGAACGTGAATACCCGGAATCCGGCTTCGTCTACCGGACGCTCGCGCAGGGAAAGAATTCGAGATCGATGGAGCCGTTCCTGCTCGAGATACCCGCGCATGCAACGAGGAAGAGCGTCACGACGAACGGCGATGAATTCATCCATGTCCTCGAAGGGAAGATCGATTTTCATCTGGGTGAAGAGACCATCGCGATGAAGAAAGGGGACAGTCTCTACTTCGAAGGCGAGCTCCCGCATTATCCCGAGAACACGACGGAGAAACGATCAATGATACTTGTCATATACTCGATAACATACTGATGGAGCGCTCCCTATGCGGATAACATCCGACTGGCATATCCATTCGAGGAATTCATGCGACAGTGCCTGCATGACGATGGCCGACCTCATGGCCGAAACCCCTGCCCTCGGCGTCACCGACTTCGGAGTGACCGATCATCTCCATACTCCGTTCAATCTTCCGGATATCGTCAATTCCAGGAAGGAATATCTCGCCTCTACGCCGTCACCACGCTTTCATTTCGGCGTGGAGGTGAGCAGCGTATCGAAATGGGAGATCGATGAGATACGCACGGGCGCTCACAAGGACCCCGTGTACGGTCTGCGTTCGGGCGGAAAGCCGGATTGCGAGCTCGCTATCGGCCTGACGGAAGAAGATATCGCCGCGAACGGTATAGAATATGTCGTCGGCGGCACGCATTGGCCGATGTACGTTCCGTTCGAACGCGATGCCGTCATCAGGGATTATCACCGGCAGAACATGTTCCTCGCCGCACATCCCCTTGTCGATATCGTCGCACATCCCTGGTGGTGGATGGGGCACTGGGCGGATGAGAAAGGCCGTTTCAACGGCGAGCCGTGGTTCGATGATCTTACGCATATCCCCCAAAGCATGCACGATGAATTCGCCAAAGCCGCCCGCGAACACGGCACGGCGGTGGAGATCAATATCTCCGCGATACTGCTCAATCCGTATTACCCCGAACATTTTGCACGGCAATACCTCGAGTACGTCGCATATCTTAAGCAAGCGGGCGTTTCGCTCAGCATCGGCTCGGACTGCCACAGCGCCCACTACTCGAAGATGAACTTCGGACCTGCGGTGCGCATGCTCGACAGCATCGGCATCCGGGATGAAGATCTGTGGAAGCTGCCGCCGCTCAGAACAGGCGGAGCGGCGATACGCGTCACTACTGCACGAGGGGAGAATGTCCCATGAAAAGACCGCTGCCGATGGTATTCGTGCTGTTCCTGCTTTGCCTTGCGCCGGCATTCACCTTTGATCTTCCGTCCGTGTTCGACCGATCGGGTGCCGAGTGGAAGGCAACGCCTGCGGATCTTGTCTCCCCGCGCTTCGTTGCCACCGAATTGGGGAACGGGTTCGAATTCAACGCGGACCACTCGCAGGCTGACCCGAAGTCCCCGCGTAATTACTGGGACACGACGTTCTCCCCCATCGATCTGTCGTCCACCGTCTCGGTCGTCATGTGGATGAAGATCGAGAACGCCGCCGCCGTACGCACCGTCTCATTCTATTTCAAGAGCGGCGACGGATGGTACCTCATCAAGCCGTACACGCAGATAGCCGAACGATGGAACAAAGTGGTGTTCCACCTCGATAACCTTT
Above is a genomic segment from Spirochaetota bacterium containing:
- the ribE gene encoding 6,7-dimethyl-8-ribityllumazine synthase; its protein translation is MNEYAGTVVGTGLKIGIVLSRFNSLLSERLLSGAIDTLKRHDVKDGDIDAYRVPGSFEIPLVAKRLAESKKYDAVICLGVVIRGGTPHFEYVAGEAAKGVARASYETGVPVIFGVLTTDTLEQAMERSGTKMGNKGSDAALSAIEMANLLKSR
- the nusB gene encoding transcription antitermination factor NusB encodes the protein KPTIEELTRFDFEQKRIRPTIREFATALVTGALAELSVIDPVIVKHSTNWNIERIGYIERAILRFSIYSMFFQPDVPRSVIIDEAIEIAKVFGGKDTYKFVNGILDGIDRDKRE
- a CDS encoding tetratricopeptide repeat protein, encoding MGSTGTNGNSTRVIALSISAAVTAMLAAAVVYVLFFSDDTTIRSMVFRTQKDFYEDAKALYRRGETYKALERIREGVRDERDRKKVYRARLLSAVIYDELGQYPKAMGIYESLAGEREATEHVWHNLGDTAMHSGATSQAIHAYETALRKNARFTPSLIALGDVYFQNRSYKIAMEYYRRVLTADRANKRVLARIGMIYYQHGDRDRAIKTLTEAVDTYDAELSASVYAQLGTLYAEKGDNNMAAEMYLRSLKNDPGNTAVIYNLGVMYINRGDYEAASGVLSQALLHDPKNKTLLRVLGEVAFHGGALTNSLAYYRALADLQKDKYETIAMVADINYRLGNLLEAEKHYRYIVDMQRHDSIYENALINLGNVYDDLKRPEDALACYRSALRLSRDDSAVHYNAGIIHLKYGMPEEGIGLLKRAYKLNTNDTRPLIRIAEHYEKSGNTPNALELYEGIIAHSRNDHETIFRLGTLYRKMNDNAKAKRHFAYLAAAPNPYRADAYVNLGVIYDEEGDGQTALENFTRSISIEPRNPVAYYDLGLHFYDRGEMNTALSKWRLGLSYAREAPLVSRFYLASGNAYYKLKDYEMAEKSYVKAVNAWPRNGEASFNLKTVRERNNIR
- a CDS encoding DMT family transporter yields the protein MGIVFAVLSLGFAGVNDVVFKKYGAKERPIGLLFAFIGIILFSFFLILGALRHTLSFSAPVLLIGSAAGIVSVLANIALVEGMKRTGASIGATIYRLNLIFVAVIAFLFLHESFTLLKGAALICALAAIILFSFSGERSSKGIAYKFILLLVAASVLRALMGISYKVASNYAVSNEAFLALSGLWWGIIGITYYLLRERRLAVSRSVFRYAGISGALICGIVFFLKCAVNAADASIAVTISQFSFLITAPLVVIFLKERLCLRKACGMALAVVCIIFFSLPS
- a CDS encoding XRE family transcriptional regulator; protein product: MGTMDIALNIKRLREAKGLTLDALAQKSRTTKGFLSQVENFRTLPSLPLLYQIAAALETEPGTLLAGSKTDSRYVFTKADAGQIIEREYPESGFVYRTLAQGKNSRSMEPFLLEIPAHATRKSVTTNGDEFIHVLEGKIDFHLGEETIAMKKGDSLYFEGELPHYPENTTEKRSMILVIYSITY